A section of the Centroberyx gerrardi isolate f3 chromosome 8, fCenGer3.hap1.cur.20231027, whole genome shotgun sequence genome encodes:
- the ptrh1 gene encoding peptidyl-tRNA hydrolase isoform X2 — protein sequence MRRLLTRLINRVLLSEPFTPVMGNEAEIHTQGRRRLVVGLGNPGMEGTRHSVGMAVLGALAARLGAADRWRGDKHVSGEVIVSETQHTQVVLLRPKLLMNINGVSVAKAASKYSIKPEDILLVHDDLDKPLGKIVIKHGGSARGHNGVRSCVDCLQTDVIPRLRVGIGRPAGGASVERHVLGRFSQEERRVLGSVLERSVDLLLSQLQLSQQDGRFPSSPAGGAQDAQKRKEGERPASPAPAHDPASAQS from the exons ATGCGACGACTATTAACAAGACTGATAAACAGAGTTTTGCTGAGTGAACCGTTTACTCCTGTCATGGGAAATgaggcagaaatacacacacaaggccGTCGGAGGCTG gtggtggGGCTGGGTAACCCTGGGATGGAGGGTACCAGACACAGCGTGGGCATGGCGGTGCTCGGCGCCCTCGCCGCCCGGCTCGGCGCGGCCGACCGTTGGCGCGGCGACAAGCACGTGTCCGGCGAGGTCATCGTTTCAGAgacgcaacacacacaagtggTGCTTCTCCGTCCCAAGCTGCTGATGAACATCAACGGAGTGTCAGTGGCCAAAGCAG cGAGTAAATACAGCATCAAGCCTGAAGACATCCTGCTGGTCCACGATGATCTGGACAAGCCTCTGGGGAAAATAGTCATCAAACATGGAGGAAGTGCCAG AGGTCACAACGGAGTCCGCTCCTGTGTCGACTGTCTGCAGACCGAC GTGATACCCAGGCTGCGGGTCGGGATCGGCAGGCCGGCGGGCGGAGCGTCGGTGGAGCGTCACGTCCTGGGACGCTTCTCCCAGGAGGAGCGGAGGGTTCTGGGCTCGGTGCTGGAGCGGAGCGTCGACCTGCTCCTGTCCCAGCTGCAGCTGTCCCAGCAGGACGGACGGTTCCCCTCCTCACCGGCAGGGGGAGCGCAAGACGcacagaagaggaaggagggggagcgCCCGGCCTCTCCGGCTCCAGCCCACGACCCGGCTTCTGCCCAGAGCTGA
- the ptrh1 gene encoding peptidyl-tRNA hydrolase isoform X1, producing MKKVSVISKLYRCVSHFLKKLLNFVTMRRLLTRLINRVLLSEPFTPVMGNEAEIHTQGRRRLVVGLGNPGMEGTRHSVGMAVLGALAARLGAADRWRGDKHVSGEVIVSETQHTQVVLLRPKLLMNINGVSVAKAASKYSIKPEDILLVHDDLDKPLGKIVIKHGGSARGHNGVRSCVDCLQTDVIPRLRVGIGRPAGGASVERHVLGRFSQEERRVLGSVLERSVDLLLSQLQLSQQDGRFPSSPAGGAQDAQKRKEGERPASPAPAHDPASAQS from the exons ATGAAAAAAGTCTCAGTTATCAGTAAACTTTACCGTTGTGTGTCACACTTTCTCAAGAAGCTGCTGAACTTTGTCACAATGCGACGACTATTAACAAGACTGATAAACAGAGTTTTGCTGAGTGAACCGTTTACTCCTGTCATGGGAAATgaggcagaaatacacacacaaggccGTCGGAGGCTG gtggtggGGCTGGGTAACCCTGGGATGGAGGGTACCAGACACAGCGTGGGCATGGCGGTGCTCGGCGCCCTCGCCGCCCGGCTCGGCGCGGCCGACCGTTGGCGCGGCGACAAGCACGTGTCCGGCGAGGTCATCGTTTCAGAgacgcaacacacacaagtggTGCTTCTCCGTCCCAAGCTGCTGATGAACATCAACGGAGTGTCAGTGGCCAAAGCAG cGAGTAAATACAGCATCAAGCCTGAAGACATCCTGCTGGTCCACGATGATCTGGACAAGCCTCTGGGGAAAATAGTCATCAAACATGGAGGAAGTGCCAG AGGTCACAACGGAGTCCGCTCCTGTGTCGACTGTCTGCAGACCGAC GTGATACCCAGGCTGCGGGTCGGGATCGGCAGGCCGGCGGGCGGAGCGTCGGTGGAGCGTCACGTCCTGGGACGCTTCTCCCAGGAGGAGCGGAGGGTTCTGGGCTCGGTGCTGGAGCGGAGCGTCGACCTGCTCCTGTCCCAGCTGCAGCTGTCCCAGCAGGACGGACGGTTCCCCTCCTCACCGGCAGGGGGAGCGCAAGACGcacagaagaggaaggagggggagcgCCCGGCCTCTCCGGCTCCAGCCCACGACCCGGCTTCTGCCCAGAGCTGA
- the LOC139915015 gene encoding natterin-3-like, whose amino-acid sequence MRWCVAVVLAVLQLCSPALLSDPRLFVSQLEEGQEKPSKQWLNPKLENVVPSLETSNPRELREIPETEIISHSFPMFGENVNLKWVKWEGSLPNGAVAIFNGYTERTDYVCKVNCEAGFYTPSKGNFCQYPYADNEYTSSKFEVLVNVDHFEFLEWVEDSYGSVPRYAVRTCPDVDIYVGKNKYGLGKVVSQHEAFFLPWEGDEYWYKDYQVLGINTDGYSQHISQVEYAVDQMELFHHPPETLQLAKVTNLECNSVAKTVRLEKTSTVEKTWDIGRQTRNGSVSTMSAKVPILGPGNVDFTKEQTVTFSEGTSMVESISHSVSVELLVPPNYSCAVRMDGRKMTADIPFTGRLSRTNHNGDTHWTTITGTYDGVRVGEINAVVERCQPVPDAVPCY is encoded by the exons ATGAGGTGGTGCGTCGCTGTCGTCTTGGCagtgctgcagctctgcagcccGGCCCTCCTGTCCGACCCTCGGCTCTTCGTCTCACAGCTGGAGGAGGGACAGGAGAAGCCCAGCA AGCAATGGCTTAACCCCAAACTGGAAAATGTTGTCCCCTCTCTGGAAACCAGCAACCCACGCGAACTTAGAGAGATCCCAGAAACTGAGATAATCTCACACTCTTTCCCCATGTTCGGGGAGAACGTCAACCTCAAGTGGGTCAAGTGGGAAGGCTCTCTTCCAAACGGTGCTGTCGCCATCTTCAACGGCTACACCGAACGCACCGACTACGTGTGCAAAGTCAACTGCGAGGCCGGTTTCTACACTCCCAGCAAAGGGAACTTCTGCCAGTACCCCTACGCCGACAACGAGTACACTTCCTCCAAGTTTGAAGTGCTGGTGAACGTGGACCACTTTGAGTTCCTGGAGTGGGTCGAAGATTCGTACGGGTCCGTCCCCCGGTACGCTGTCAGAACCTGCCCCGACGTGGACATCTACGTCGGCAAGAACAAGTACGGTCTCGGCAAGGTTGTGAGCCAACACGAGGCCTTCTTCCTCCCCTGGGAAGGCGATGAGTACTGGTACAAGGACTACCAAGTCCTGGGTATCAACACAGACGGCTACAGCCAGCACATCTCTCAGGTGGAGTACGCCGTCGACCAGATGGAGCTGTTCCATCACCCTCCGGAGACCCTGCAGCTCGCCAAAGTCACCAACCTGGAGTGCAACAGCGTGGCGAAGACGGTCCGGCTGGAGAAGACCAGCACCGTGGAGAAGACCTGGGACATCGGCAGACAGACACGCAACGGCTCCGTGTCCACCATGAGCGCCAAGGTGCCCATCCTCGGCCCGGGGAACGTGGACTTCACCAAGGAGCAGACGGTGACCTTCTCCGAGGGAACCAGCATGGTGGAGTCCATCAGTCACTCCGTCTCTGTGGAGCTGCTGGTCCCGCCCAACTACTCCTGCGCCGTGAGGATGGACGGGAGGAAGATGACGGCCGACATCCCCTTCACCGGCAGGCTGAGCCGGACCAACCACAACGGCGACACCCACTGGACAACCATCACAGGCACGTACGACGGCGTGAGGGTCGGGGAGATCAACGCCGTGGTGGAGAGATGCCAGCCGGTTCCTGATGCCGTTCCCTGCTACTGA
- the LOC139915012 gene encoding natterin-3-like yields MKLSVLVLLALLGLSSASLQEIVKKSSQHRKVSLLNPELEGRVPELTGNGAVSGPLAPAEFEEQQELPSSFMFADNVNLEWLTWDGSVPNGAVAIYNGYTERTDYVCKYKCESGFYNPSLGPYCRYPYGDQEYYAPEFEILANKDNFEFLEWKEDSYGSIPQHSVRTCPGVGIYVGKNKYGLGKVVPQFEAFFLPWEGDEYWYKSYQVLTINRDVYSQHISDVKYAIDEVQIFQYPPETMRISGVTNNECQSVVKTVTISKTTEVESTWNIGRSTMLGITAGITAKIPLIGSGGIEFSGEKTLQFSRGTTMVEALSHSVSVQLTVPPNHSCSVRMEGRKITADIPYTARLSRTYRNGETQWTSIAGTYDGVQIGEIRAVVDRCEPVANAQPCP; encoded by the exons ATGAAGCTGTCGGTGTTGGTGCTTCTGGCCCTGCTGGGTCTGTCCTCGGCCAGTCTTCAGGAGATCGTGAAGAAGAGCTCACAGCACAGAAAAG TCTCCTTACTGAACCCAGAATTAGAAGGCAGGGTTCCTGAACTCACCGGTAATGGAGCGGTGTCCGGTCCTCTGGCTCCTGCTGAGtttgaggagcagcaggagctgcCCTCTTCGTTCATGTTCGCCGATAACGTCAACCTGGAATGGCTGACCTGGGACGGCTCTGTCCCCAACGGAGCTGTGGCCATCTACAACGGCTACACAGAGCGCACCGACTACGTCTGCAAATACAAGTGCGAGTCTGGCTTTTACAACCCCAGCCTGGGCCCTTACTGCCGCTACCCCTATGGAGACCAAGAGTACTACGCCCCTGAGTTCGAGATCCTGGCCAACAAAGACAACTTTGAGTTCCTGGAGTGGAAGGAGGATTCCTATGGTTCAATCCCCCAACATTCAGTCAGGACCTGCCCCGGAGTTGGCATCTACGTAGGGAAGAACAAGTACGGTCTTGGGAAGGTGGTCCCTCAGTTTGAAGCCTTCTTCCTACCCTGGGAAGGTGATGAGTATTGGTACAAGAGCTACCAAGTCCTGACCATCAACAGAGACGTCTACAGCCAGCACATCTCCGACGTCAAGTACGCCATCGATGAGGTTCAGATCTTCCAGTATCCTCCGGAGACCATGCGCATCTCCGGGGTCACCAACAATGAGTGCCAGTCGGTGGTGAAGACAGTGACCATCTCCAAGACGACCGAGGTGGAGAGCACCTGGAACATCGGCCGTTCCACCATGCTGGGCATCACGGCCGGCATCACCGCCAAGATCCCCCTCATCGGTTCCGGGGGCATTGAGTTCAGCGGCGAGAAGACGCTGCAGTTCTCCAGGGGAACCACCATGGTGGAAGCGCTCAGCCACTCCGTTTCCGTGCAGCTCACCGTCCCACCAAACCACTCCTGCAGCGTCCGCATGGAGGGGCGTAAGATCACAGCCGACATCCCCTACACCGCACGCCTCAGCCGCACCTACCGCAACGGGGAGACCCAGTGGACGTCCATCGCAGGGACGTACGACGGTGTCCAGATCGGAGAAATCCGGGCTGTGGTCGACCGCTGTGAACCTGTTGCCAACGCCCAGCCTTGCCCTTGA